Proteins from one Hoplias malabaricus isolate fHopMal1 chromosome 2, fHopMal1.hap1, whole genome shotgun sequence genomic window:
- the tbx3a gene encoding T-box transcription factor TBX3a, translating into MSFPMRDPVIQGSSMAYHPFLPHRAPDFAMSAMLGQQPPFFPALALPPSGSLSLPGALGKPIMEQLMSAADSGLHFSSLGHQAAAAAAAAAAAHLRPLKSLEPDEEVEDDPKVHLEAKELWELFHKCGTEMVITKSGRRMFPPFKVRCTGLDKKAKYILLMDIVAADDCRYKFHNSRWMVAGKADPEMPKRMYIHPDSPATGEQWMSKVVNFHKLKLTNNISDKHGFTILNSMHKYQPRFHIVRANDILKLPYSTFRTYVFPETDFIAVTAYQNDKITQLKIDHNPFAKGFRDTGNGRREKRKQLALQSIRSYEEQQKKENGTSDDSSGEQASFKGFRQASSPAVSTAGQQNLKGDFCDSDEDSDEDDKDGHVKEGPDTNKISTTTTSDDPKEHERAHSRDHPFSEGDSGSRGPRTERSRADSRHSPVTVISSTTRSAEDLIKSPAPDQSKEPRPISKDDYMPLTVQTDSGAHLTQGPLPSFGFPGQQFFNHLSGAHPFLLHPGQFNMGGAFSNMTAGMGPLLAAVSTGGGGVSTMDTASMASPSQSLTGGPGLPFHLQQHVLASQGLAMSPFGGLFPYPYTYMAAAAAASSAASSSVHRHPFLNAVRPRLRYSPYTLHGVPDTTLLTTAVPPAGGGAIDLKADGLASSPASAALDSTSEVTSRSSTMSSGSVSLSPKAAHEKDSSSELQSIQRLVSGLDSKQERARSVSP; encoded by the exons ATGAGCTTCCCGATGAGAGATCCAGTCATCCAAGGCTCGAGCATGGCGTATCACCCGTTCTTGCCTCACCGCGCTCCGGACTTCGCGATGAGCGCCATGCTGGGGCAGCAGCCACCCTTCTTCCCCGCTTTGGCGCTACCCCCGAGCGGCTCTCTGTCGCTGCCAGGCGCGCTGGGGAAACCCATAATGGAGCAGCTGATGAGCGCCGCGGACAGCGGCCTGCACTTCTCGTCTTTGGGCCACCAGGCCGCCGCCGCTGCTGCTGCCGCGGCTGCGGCGCACCTCCGCCCTCTGAAGAGCCTCGAGCCCgacgaggaggtggaggacGACCCCAAAGTGCACCTGGAAGCCAAGGAACTGTGGGAGCTCTTCCATAAGTGCGGAACCGAAATGGTCATCACCAAATCAGGAAG GCGAATGTTCCCTCCGTTTAAAGTGAGGTGCACTGGCTTGGACAAGAAAgccaaatatattctgttgatGGACATCGTAGCGGCTGATGACTGTAGGTATAAATTTCACAACTCGCGTTGGATGGTGGCAGGCAAGGCTGACCCCGAAATGCCAAAGCGGATGTACATTCACCCCGACAGTCCGGCCACTGGCGAGCAGTGGATGTCCAAAGTCGTCAACTTTCACAAACTTAAACTGACCAACAACATCTCCGACAAGCATGGATTT ACGATTCTGAACTCCATGCACAAATACCAGCCAAGATTTCACATCGTGAGAGCTAACGACATTCTGAAACTCCCGTACAGCACGTTTAGGACTTACGTTTTCCCGGAGACCGATTTCATCGCTGTTACTGCATACCAAAACGACAAG ATAACACAGCTGAAAATTGATCACAATCCATTTGCTAAAGGCTTTCGAGATACCGGGAATGGACGACGAGAGAAAAG GAAACAGTTGGCGTTGCAGTCCATTCGCTCGTACGAGGAGCAGCAGAAGAAGGAGAACGGCACATCCGACGACTCCTCGGGAGAACAGGCCTCCTTCAAGGGCTTTCGCCAGGCCTCTTCTCCCGCGGTGTCCACCGCGGGTCAGCAGAACTTAAAAG GAGATTTCTGCGACAGTGACGAGGACAGCGACGAGGACGACAAAGACGGGCACGTGAAGGAAGGGCCTGACACCAACAAGATCTCTACCACGACCACCAGCGACGACCCCAAGGAGCACGAGCGCGCGCACAGCAGAGACCACCCGTTCAGCGAAGGCGACTCGGGGTCGCGGGGCCCGCGGACTGAGAGGAGCAGAGCGGACTCGCGCCACAGCCCCGTCACCGTCATCTCCAGCACTACGCGCTCGGCGGAGGACCTTATCAAGAGTCCGGCGCCCGACCAAAGCAAAGAGCCGCGGCCCATCAGCAAGGACGACTATATGCCGCTGACCGTGCAGACGGACAGCGGCGCGCACTTGACCCAGGGCCCGCTGCCCAGTTTCGGATTCCCTGGTCAGCAGTTCTTCAACCACTTGAGCGGAGCGCATCCGTTCCTCCTGCACCCGGGCCAGTTCAACATGGGGGGCGCCTTCTCCAACATGACCGCGGGAATGGGGCCGCTACTAGCGGCCGTGTCCACCGGAGGGGGAGGGGTCAGCACCATGGACACGGCCAGCATGGCGTCACCCTCGCAAAGCCTGACCGGAGGCCCGGGACTACCTTTTCATCTGCAGCAACACGTCCTGGCTTCGCAG GGCTTGGCCATGTCCCCGTTCGGAGGTCTGTTCCCGTACCCGTACACGTATATGGCAGCAGCTGCGGCCGCCTCCTCCGCAGCCTCGTCCTCGGTTCACCGCCACCCGTTCCTCAACGCGGTGCGTCCGCGCCTCCGTTACAGTCCATACACCCTGCACGGCGTACCggacaccacactgctcaccaCAGCCGTGCCTCCCGCGGGGGGCGGCGCCATTGACCTGAAGGCGGACGGCTTGGCCTCGAGCCCCGCGTCCGCCGCGCTGGACTCCACCTCCGAAGTGACCAGTCGCTCGTCCACTATGTCCTCGGGCTCTGTGTCGCTGTCGCCCAAAGCGGCGCATGAGAAGGACTCGAGCAGCGAGCTCCAGAGCATCCAGCGCCTGGTCAGCGGACTGGACTCAAAGCAGGAGAGAGCGCGGAGCGTCTCTCCGTGA